The Flavobacterium sp. 140616W15 sequence GTTGATGAAGTAATTACACGAATTTTAACGAATGATAGTATGCGAATTCTTTCCGTGGCCACTAGGTCTTTTTTAAAACTTAAATAATTCTATATAATCTACTTGTAGGCATTGCATACTTTCTCTAAAGTTGAGAGCGTTGCATTAGCATTTCCTTTTTCTAATCTTGACATATTACTTTTTTCAAAATTGCATTTTGCTGCTAAATCCTGTTGAGAAATATTTTTTCTCAATTCTAATTGTTTGAATTCGTTTTCCGACTTTTTGTTGTAAGCTCTGTTCCAAAATAGATTATCTTTTATGATAATTCAAATTTTGTCATATATTTGCCTAAACAGGTTATCTTTTATGATAACTATAAAATAAAATTATGGAAGCACATGAAATTATGAAATCGGAGGATTTTAGACAATTAATCGACAGATATTTCACGACAATAAAACCTGCAAATGATAAAAAGGGTGTTTGTGC is a genomic window containing:
- a CDS encoding helix-turn-helix domain-containing protein, encoding MRKNISQQDLAAKCNFEKSNMSRLEKGNANATLSTLEKVCNAYK